The segment ATAACGTAGTGCATGGTGTAGCTGATGAATATCTCCTAAAAAACGATGCTCGGATACAACTAACACAACACGGTGTAAATCTTCTTCCTTTATATATTGCTGAATAATATTAAAATGACTTTCGCCAAAATCTTGCATTAATAGGTTTGGATTGCTTGGAATATATATCGCAATATCTGATGCAATGTCATCAATATTGGCTAATGCAGCATGTAAAATTTTATGCTCCATATCTATTCGATATTCTTCTGGAATATCTTCATTATTTAAAAAATCCTTTAGGTTAATTTGTTGCCCTTCAATTTGCAAATGCCCGGAAATTTCGTAGGCAATCACCGTATGCGCATCTGCGCTAAATATCGGCTGATAGTACCCATGTATTTGATCTAAATTTGTTAACACTTCAATTGCGTCCATATCATCGAAACCTCCATTATGAATAACATTCTTCTTAGTTATTCAAAAATACATATCGTAAAAAGCTCTTTGACTGTATCATAAGTCGTTTAGCATAAAATCGCAACTTCACCGACTGTCATTTATGGAAAATTTGTTTAAACTCTTTATCGCACCTTGTTACTTTATGTTTGAATAAGAAGGTCTATGCATATTTTCTTTATCACTATAATTTATGCACCATATCTGCTCTATAGCCATGATAAAAAGCAGCATCCCAGAAAGAGTTTGGAATACTGCTTTTTATTATTCAGCTATAAAGAAGAACCAAATACATCCGATAACGAGCAATGATAACAGCACCGCAATTGTGACACGAAGCGGTGAAATTGGTGCATCTCCACCTACACGACCTGTTTGCCCGTTAACCATAAAACGATAAATTTTTTCCTTATAACGAAATGATGATAGCCAAATCGGTAACATTAAATATTTATATGTAATATCATCATGATTGGTGGAAAAGCGTAAATTTGATACTACATCTGCATTGTGCTTCCAACGAATTTTAGCAGTGATTTGGGCATGAAGATGATCATGAATTTCACGCTTCGCTTGGTTCCAGCCATCCTGCAAGCCAACGCTGTAGCGCTCTGCTAAAAATCCAGCAACATATTCTGGCTTATAGGCTTTGTTATTTAATAGATTAAATGGTTCAATTTTTCGCATCATATTACGATCATAACGAGTTGTCGCACTGACTAAATGATCATCAATAAATTCCTGATAAAAGCCGCTTGTTGAATACCAATCTGTTTCTGTATGGGTTTTTCCATCTTTATCGGTTACTGTACGATGTCGCCCATATCTTGCGGAATATCTAGAGCTTGTTTTTGAATCAAAGGTCCAATATGGAAGGTATACACCTTTAAATGCCTCTGGTTTAGCACTGATTTTAGCAGCTTTTGGTGTAAACCACTTCCCTTTAATCCATCGGTGAAAATGTTCTCCTGCCTGCTTATCCGTAATTTCAAAGGCACAGACACCGTTTGGCGCTAGCGTGTTTTCAGCACTTGCTTCCATCACTTGATGAGAGCCACAATAAGGACAGCTATCAGCTACCTGCAATGCATCATAGATTGTTTCGGCTGCACAGGCTTTACAAATAACCGTTTTTTTCGCTGATCCCCAATTGAAGTTTCCACGCTCCTCTGCCCTCGCAAAGTCCATTTCCCGGGCAACTTTCTCCTCCTCCTGCTCTGGCATAGCAATTTCAGACTCAAAGCCACAGTATGGACAGGTTAGCTTGCCTGTTGCAGGATTAAACTCAATCGATGCACTACATGACGGACATTCCGCGTCAAAATCAAGCTTAGCTTGCGTGACATTTTCAACTTCTTGCGTTGACATGTGCCATCCTCCCCTTATTTCACATCATTTTCATCAAAAACATCGCCGCATTCAGGACAGAATTTTGGTGGATTTGTTGGGTCCTCTGGTGCCCAGCCACATTTATCACATGCATATAGTAAAGCTCCTGCTGGTTTTTTTGTACCACATTCACTACAGAACTTGCCTTTGTTCATCGCTCCACAAGTACACATCCAACCCTCTTCAGCTGGCTTTGGTGTGCCACAGTTTGAACAAAATTTGCCGCTGTTTTCGTGACCACAGGCACATTTCCATGTATTCGTTGCTTTTGCTGTTTGCTCTTGCATAGCAGCCTGTGCCTGCTTATTTTGCTCACTCATTTGATAAAGCTGTCCAGTATTTACACCACCTGCTTGTGCAGCCATATTCATGCCCATAAAGCTAGTCATCGCACCGCCCTCATTATTAGCGGCTGCAATCATTGCCTCTGCCTGTGCGCCTGTTAAATGAGCGGCAGCCATTCCCGGATCACGCATCACCGCATTGCGCTGTAGTTGCTTAATCATCGCCTCATCTTCTTCAGAAGCCTTTAATGTACTAATGCCAAATGATACAACAGCTAAGCCACGTGTTGCCAACCATTTTTCTGATAATACCTTATTAAGCGCATCTGCTAACGCAACCGTATGAGCTGGAATTTCACTATAACGAACACCGCTTGCTGAAATATGCGCGAAAGCTGGCTGTAACGCTGTCATTAACTCTGATTTTAGTTGGCTATCAATGGCATCTCGTGTAAATTCACGCTCCACGTTGCCACAAACATTTGTATAAAATAGTAGTGGATCAATCATTTTATAAGAATACTCACCATGACAACGAATCGCAATATCAATATCTAAGCCAATATTGTGGTCAATTACACGGAAAGGAATCGGCGCTGGTGTGCCGTATTTATTGCCTACAATTTCTTTTTTATTAAAATAATACACACGTTGATCTTTTGGGGCTTCTCCTCCAAATGTAAAGCGCTTGCCGATCTGCTTAAAGGTTTCCTTAATGCTATCAGACAAATCTGAGCCATACATCACGGATGGCTCTGTTGATGTATCATAAACATACTCACCAGCCTCTGAGGAAAATTCCACAACCTTCCCCTGCTCCACAATCATCATACATTGTCCTTCATTAATCGCAATAATGGAGCCATTGCTAATAATATTATCATTGCCTTTATTTGATCCGCGCTTCGATGTACGTTTAATGCCCTTCGTTACAAGAACATCTGCTGATAATGCCTCACAATAAAAATATTCACGCCACTGATCCTCTAAAACACCTGCTAAAGCACCTATGCCTGCTTTTAATAAACCCATATTCATTTCCCACCTTTATATTGATGTTACAGTTTATTTTATCATCTCTGTTTAGTATGTAATACGCAATACCCGCTATTTTGTTTCATTTTCCACTAAAAAACGAGAAGTTCTAGTAAAAGAACAATCTCGTTTCACCATATATTGTCGATTTTAAGCAAATGGAGCAATCACTACAAGCACCCACGCTATAATAAATAATAGACCACCAATTGGCGTAATGGCTCCAAGCTTTTTAACGCCTGTTACTGCTAGCACATAAAGGCTACCAGAGAAGAAAATAATGCCGACAAGCATACAATAGACTGCCCAAGTTAATAGACTGCTGCTTCCTAAAAGCGTATCACTTGATACGATTCCAACTGCAATTATCCCCAACGCATGGTACATCTGATATTGCACAGCCGTTTCCCAAATCGCAGCATAATGAGGGGACGCAAATTTATCTTTTAAGGCATGTGCCCCGAAAGCACCTAACACAACACCAAGACCAGCCAAAACAGCACCCAACGCTAAAAATAGTTCCATTTGCAAATCTCCTATTTCGCCTCAATGGCGATTTCTTTATATTTAGCATCCCAAGCAGGATCGATTTTACTTAAAGATACAGGACGCAACGTATCCTTATGCGCCAAAATATGTACAGACTGAGCAGTAGCCGCCACTGTACCATCTTCATGTAAAATTTCATAGCCATACGTTGTACGTAAACGGTCATGCTTTTGTACCCATGTACATACTGTTGCCACCTGTCCATAATGCATGGCAGCCTTATAAGAAATTGTTAAATCCATCACTGGCGATACATAGCCATCTCTTTCTAATGCCGCATACTCAAAGCCTGCATCACTAACAAGCTGTGTACGACCAATTTCCATCCAGACGATATAATTTGCATGATACACGACACCCATCTGGTCTGTCTCAGCATAACGAATTTCAATTTGTTTTTCACTTACAAACATATTCTTCACCTCGTCCTACATTATAGCGCAAAACTGTTGATTGGGTGGGGTTTTTGTTTGAGAGGAAAGCATTTGGAAAATATCGGTTTATGTTCTGCTATTCTAGTTAGATCCTTCAAAAACTATTTCATCAAAGTAAGAGCTAAAACGTGATTATATTTATAAGGCATATATACAGCATGTCCTCTGGATTAATAATAATATTAGCGGAAAAAGTAAATAGATATAATGATCAACAGTAAATCAACTAGAACTAGCACACTTTTTGTTTTAAGTAGCACCTTAGGAAAATGAATGGCTTACTTATATTTTGTCTACACTATTAAATAATGAATGACTTATAAAAGTAGGGACAGCATGACTAGAAAAAACGTATTACTATATGTATGTATGTTAATAACAGCACCGTTGATTGCAGGATGTTGGGATATTATGGAACCACAAAGAATGTACTATATTAATGCTATTGGGGTCGATTATGAGGATAATCAATACAAGGTCTATCTACAAATTATTAATTTTGCTGATGTAGCGAAATCCGAACAGCCAAGCACAGGCGCGATGCCCTCTGAAATTGGCTCTGCTGAAGGAAGAACCATTGAGGAAGCGATTTATAAATTATACCGTTCCGTGGATCAAGAAATTTTTTGGGGGCATCTGCGATTTCTTCTATTGTCTGAACGAGTTATGGAGCATGAACATAGCCTTTCTGTTATTGATACATTTATTCGTGTTCGTGAAACAAGGTATCAAATTTGGGTCTATTGTACAAAAGACCCAATTAAAGATGTTCTGCTTGTTACACCAATTTTACAAAGCTCTCTAACCTCTTCAAAATTAAGTAACCCTATTGGTACAACCGAACAAGAATCCTTTATAGAGCCTAAAAGCTTGCGAAATTTAGTGATTGGTTTAAATGAACCAAGCCATGAGGTTAGTATTCCTTATGTATCTTTGACGAGCAGCTGGGAAAATGTAGATGAACCAGTACAGGAAACAACATTTGCAGGTGTTGGAATTTTGTCAAAAGATGGCTTTAAAGGTTTTATTCAAAATACAGCAGCTAGAGGAAATCAATGGATGTTTGATAAAACAAGCCGTGGTGAAATTACCTTTAAGCTCCATGAACAGCAGCATGATTATCTGACTGTTGACTTAGATAAATTAAAGGTAAAGGTCAAACCCATTGTTCGAAGTAATGAATCTGTAACATTTAATATTGATCTCCATGTACAAGCTACGTTGAATGGCTTTAAAGAAAGCGTCAATTCCGATGAAATCAGAGCCCATATTCAAGAAACTGTAAAAAAGGAAATCATCGAAACCTATGAAGAAGGCTTAAAATTAGATGTGGATATTTATCGTTTCTCTGAGTACCTTTATCGTGCGAACCTTAAAACTTGGAAGACACTAGAAAAGGATGGGAAAATTCCATTAACCAAGGATTCCATCGGAAAAATAACGATCCATGTTACGAAAATAAATCCTGGCAGAAAAACCTATGAAGAAACAATTGAAAAATAAGCAGACAAAACAAAAAACCAGATGCTCCTCGTTCATAAGCATCTGGCTTTATTGTGAAAGTGAATCTTACTAACTAACTTAGTTTTGATTCGCTTTAATACTACGATAAGTTGAGTGGCTTAACAAGTTAAAATATTTTCCAAAGCTACCTATCAGCCTTTAAAGTAGGCTTTAGTTGTTTGACAATAAATAATAATTTGAAAGAATCTTTTACCTATAATAAGCCCGCAAAAAGATAGTAAAGCATAATTGAACAATTTCTGCCCCACCGCTCTTGATCAGCTAAAGGCTAGCATGCTACAAGACCTTGCAAAGAAACGTAAAACAGAAATTGATTATATTAATAGTACCATTTCGCAGCTTAGCGCAAAAATAACCGCTATCAAATAAATAGCCTCAACCACAAAAAGACCAGTAGCTCCAAAAATGAGCTCTGGCCTTTTTGCGAAAAGTGAATCTTACTAAGCTTTGCTTTAGCTTTTGTATTCTACTACTGAGTTAGACGGCTGATGTTTCAATAAGTTACACCTTTTTTTAAAAATTTTTTATTCTTTTTTCCTGCCCCTTTTCCCCTATCCTCCCAATAGGATATATTCCCATTTACTAGTTAAATAGCTATAGCCTAACATATAGGAGCAATGCATGATTGCGAACTAATGTTCCTTTTCTTACAATAAATAGATAGAAAGAATAATGTTAATGGTGTGACTTTTTCGATTTACGGGAAATGTTTTATAGCATAACGATTTATTGTTCAAAGGAAGTGGTTATATTGCGAATTTATGCGAAGGTGAAATCAATTGGCAAGCGCAAGCCTGTATTAGCATTACAGCCCTTTGATATAGATCCTGTGAAAACATTGCGTGAACTGATTACGCAAATTGTCCAACAAAATGTTCAAGCATTTAATGAAGAACAGCCATTTACACGCTATTTATTGGAGGAAGATATTGAAACCGCTTATCAGCAGGGCAAGGTTGGCTTTCAGCATCGCTATAATGATGCTGAGCAATCCGAGTCAGCAGCGATTGCTGAAGCGTTATTAGCATTTGAGGATGGCATTTATAAAGTGCTGCATGGCGAGCTAGAGCTGACATCATTGGATGAGCCCCTCCCTATCAATGAAGAAGATATTTTTACATTTATTAAATTAACGATGCTGTCAGGACGTTTATGGTAAGTTTATGAAAGGACAGCTATGACAGACACTAGAGCAAAAAATGAGCAATACTATCAAAATGTTTACGACAAAGGAGGAGCGCCCAATGAAAGAGCAATTGCTGCAACTTTTACAGACA is part of the Lysinibacillus sp. FSL K6-0232 genome and harbors:
- a CDS encoding SPFH domain-containing protein, whose protein sequence is MGLLKAGIGALAGVLEDQWREYFYCEALSADVLVTKGIKRTSKRGSNKGNDNIISNGSIIAINEGQCMMIVEQGKVVEFSSEAGEYVYDTSTEPSVMYGSDLSDSIKETFKQIGKRFTFGGEAPKDQRVYYFNKKEIVGNKYGTPAPIPFRVIDHNIGLDIDIAIRCHGEYSYKMIDPLLFYTNVCGNVEREFTRDAIDSQLKSELMTALQPAFAHISASGVRYSEIPAHTVALADALNKVLSEKWLATRGLAVVSFGISTLKASEEDEAMIKQLQRNAVMRDPGMAAAHLTGAQAEAMIAAANNEGGAMTSFMGMNMAAQAGGVNTGQLYQMSEQNKQAQAAMQEQTAKATNTWKCACGHENSGKFCSNCGTPKPAEEGWMCTCGAMNKGKFCSECGTKKPAGALLYACDKCGWAPEDPTNPPKFCPECGDVFDENDVK
- a CDS encoding acyl-CoA thioesterase; this translates as MFVSEKQIEIRYAETDQMGVVYHANYIVWMEIGRTQLVSDAGFEYAALERDGYVSPVMDLTISYKAAMHYGQVATVCTWVQKHDRLRTTYGYEILHEDGTVAATAQSVHILAHKDTLRPVSLSKIDPAWDAKYKEIAIEAK
- a CDS encoding DUF423 domain-containing protein, whose translation is MELFLALGAVLAGLGVVLGAFGAHALKDKFASPHYAAIWETAVQYQMYHALGIIAVGIVSSDTLLGSSSLLTWAVYCMLVGIIFFSGSLYVLAVTGVKKLGAITPIGGLLFIIAWVLVVIAPFA
- a CDS encoding Ger(x)C family spore germination protein; protein product: MTRKNVLLYVCMLITAPLIAGCWDIMEPQRMYYINAIGVDYEDNQYKVYLQIINFADVAKSEQPSTGAMPSEIGSAEGRTIEEAIYKLYRSVDQEIFWGHLRFLLLSERVMEHEHSLSVIDTFIRVRETRYQIWVYCTKDPIKDVLLVTPILQSSLTSSKLSNPIGTTEQESFIEPKSLRNLVIGLNEPSHEVSIPYVSLTSSWENVDEPVQETTFAGVGILSKDGFKGFIQNTAARGNQWMFDKTSRGEITFKLHEQQHDYLTVDLDKLKVKVKPIVRSNESVTFNIDLHVQATLNGFKESVNSDEIRAHIQETVKKEIIETYEEGLKLDVDIYRFSEYLYRANLKTWKTLEKDGKIPLTKDSIGKITIHVTKINPGRKTYEETIEK